Proteins encoded together in one Mycobacterium noviomagense window:
- a CDS encoding aminotransferase class I/II-fold pyridoxal phosphate-dependent enzyme produces the protein MTDVNPHAYNTAWQFRADAWCRLEEASERLSTAAARGRDPAPSIEIVEGLLAQLRPFERYWAFPGIHVFNQTHRLFATGAFDKFGRTVAKINRALVTESYRTGALGSPLEGENEALNAGPAIAEVLGHHLPMRPYFELLIVATMSEGEERALANEIRSWRRPDDAFVYEIVVVGSGDEAMIAARLNANVQACAITRRFSHRSRRDLSALAHFCDAHVAEDLADHTPEERAEILAIALRETRPEIDLYLITELEVEDVAARLGHHFRRVFHAGEGTLDRHLSLLEGVAARYRTPFFSALREYSHRPTGVFHALPISQGKSIVNSHWISDMVQFYGLELFLAETSATCGGLDSLLEPTGPLRDAQQLAAKTFGARQTYFVTNGTSTANKIVEQALVAPGDIVLIDRNCHQSHHYGLMMAGAQVTYLDAYPLNQYSIYGGVPLREIKSRLLALRAAGKLERVKLLALTNCTFDGIVYDVERVMEECLAIKPDLVFLWDEAWFAFARFHHVYRKRTAMHAARVIRERLRSPEYRRAYHDYAEQFAGADDQTLLDTRLMPDPAAARVRVYATQSTHKTLTSLRQGSMIHVFDQDFDQKVQEPFHEAYMAHTSTSPNYQVLASLDIGRRQADLEGVELVQKQVENAMQLRDAIDKHPLLSKYMHCLSTAEMIPDRFRPSHLDQPLRTGLTNMATAWGQDEFVLDPSRITLYIGPTGIDGDTFKRTELMDRYGVQINKTSRNTVLFMTNIGTTRSSVAYLVEILVKLAQELDERVGDMSLTERAHHERAVLRLTTPSAALPDFSGFHACFLEKNGDKAASTPDGDLRRAFYLGYDDSLCEYLSADDIEEKMESGQPVVSATFVTPYPPGFPVLVPGQVFSPQILSFMRSLDIAEIHGYKPHLGYRVFTDKALEMAEASLRPWSRVSDGRQVPSGSGMRLDAESPAAHREPAPSSAGPTAAEPAGPPEPRGAGQ, from the coding sequence ATGACCGACGTAAATCCTCACGCGTACAACACCGCATGGCAATTCCGCGCAGACGCCTGGTGCCGGCTCGAAGAAGCCAGCGAGCGGTTGTCGACCGCCGCGGCCCGCGGACGCGATCCGGCGCCGAGCATCGAGATCGTGGAGGGGCTGCTGGCTCAACTACGGCCGTTCGAACGCTACTGGGCCTTCCCCGGTATTCATGTGTTCAACCAGACGCACCGGCTCTTCGCCACCGGCGCATTCGACAAATTCGGCAGGACGGTCGCCAAGATCAACCGCGCCTTGGTCACCGAGTCCTACCGCACCGGCGCGCTGGGATCACCGCTGGAAGGCGAGAACGAGGCACTGAATGCGGGCCCGGCGATCGCCGAGGTGCTGGGCCACCACCTGCCTATGCGGCCGTACTTCGAGCTGCTGATCGTAGCGACGATGAGCGAGGGCGAAGAACGCGCGTTAGCCAACGAGATTCGTAGCTGGCGCCGCCCGGACGACGCGTTCGTCTACGAGATTGTGGTCGTCGGCAGCGGTGACGAAGCAATGATCGCCGCCCGGCTGAACGCCAACGTGCAGGCGTGCGCGATAACGCGGAGGTTCTCGCACCGCTCGCGTCGCGATCTTTCAGCGTTGGCGCACTTCTGCGATGCCCACGTCGCCGAAGACCTCGCTGATCACACGCCCGAGGAACGAGCCGAAATTCTGGCCATAGCGCTGCGGGAAACCCGCCCGGAGATCGACCTCTATCTGATCACCGAGCTCGAAGTGGAGGACGTCGCCGCGCGGCTCGGCCACCACTTCCGACGGGTCTTTCATGCCGGGGAAGGCACACTCGACCGGCATCTGTCGCTGCTCGAGGGGGTCGCAGCGCGCTACCGGACACCGTTTTTCAGTGCTCTGCGCGAATACAGCCACCGGCCGACCGGGGTATTTCACGCGCTCCCGATCTCGCAGGGCAAGTCAATTGTCAACTCGCACTGGATTTCCGACATGGTCCAGTTCTACGGGCTGGAGCTGTTTTTGGCGGAGACCTCGGCAACCTGCGGTGGGCTGGACTCGTTGCTGGAGCCGACCGGGCCGCTGCGAGACGCACAGCAGTTGGCGGCCAAGACATTCGGCGCCCGGCAGACCTACTTCGTCACCAACGGCACTTCGACGGCCAACAAGATCGTCGAGCAGGCGCTGGTCGCGCCCGGCGACATCGTATTGATCGACCGCAACTGCCATCAGTCCCATCACTACGGGCTGATGATGGCCGGCGCGCAAGTCACCTATCTGGACGCCTATCCGCTCAACCAGTATTCGATCTACGGCGGGGTGCCATTGCGCGAGATCAAGTCTCGGCTGCTCGCGCTGCGCGCGGCCGGCAAGCTCGAGCGGGTCAAGCTGCTGGCGCTGACCAACTGCACGTTCGACGGGATTGTCTACGACGTCGAGCGGGTGATGGAGGAATGCCTGGCGATCAAGCCGGATCTGGTATTCCTTTGGGACGAAGCATGGTTCGCGTTCGCGCGGTTCCACCACGTGTACCGCAAACGGACTGCGATGCACGCGGCACGGGTGATTCGCGAACGGCTGCGCTCGCCGGAGTATCGGCGGGCCTACCACGACTACGCCGAGCAGTTCGCCGGCGCCGACGACCAGACGCTGCTCGATACCCGGTTGATGCCTGATCCCGCCGCTGCCCGGGTCCGGGTGTATGCCACCCAATCCACACACAAAACGCTTACCTCGCTGCGCCAGGGCTCGATGATCCACGTCTTCGACCAAGACTTCGATCAGAAGGTGCAAGAACCCTTCCACGAGGCATACATGGCACACACCTCCACATCGCCGAACTACCAGGTTCTGGCGTCGCTCGACATCGGACGGCGCCAAGCCGACCTCGAAGGCGTGGAGCTGGTGCAAAAGCAGGTCGAAAACGCGATGCAGCTGCGGGATGCGATCGACAAACACCCACTGCTGAGCAAGTACATGCATTGTCTGTCGACGGCGGAAATGATTCCCGATCGATTCCGCCCGTCGCATCTCGACCAGCCACTGCGCACGGGCTTGACCAACATGGCCACCGCGTGGGGCCAAGACGAGTTCGTGCTCGACCCCAGTCGCATCACCCTGTACATCGGGCCCACCGGAATCGACGGCGACACCTTCAAACGCACCGAATTGATGGACCGCTACGGGGTTCAGATCAACAAAACGTCGCGCAACACCGTGTTGTTCATGACTAACATCGGCACCACTCGAAGCTCGGTGGCCTATTTGGTGGAGATTCTGGTCAAGCTGGCCCAAGAGCTCGACGAGCGGGTCGGCGACATGAGCTTGACCGAGCGCGCGCACCACGAACGGGCGGTACTGCGGTTGACGACACCGTCGGCGGCGCTGCCCGATTTCAGCGGATTCCACGCCTGCTTCCTCGAGAAGAACGGTGACAAGGCGGCGTCGACACCGGACGGTGATCTGCGCCGGGCGTTCTACCTCGGCTACGACGACAGCTTGTGCGAATACTTAAGTGCCGACGACATCGAGGAGAAGATGGAGTCCGGTCAACCGGTGGTCTCGGCCACCTTTGTCACCCCATATCCGCCGGGGTTTCCTGTCCTGGTTCCCGGGCAGGTCTTCAGCCCCCAGATCCTGTCGTTCATGCGCAGCCTCGATATCGCCGAAATCCACGGCTATAAGCCGCATCTGGGCTATCGGGTGTTCACGGACAAAGCTTTGGAAATGGCCGAGGCCAGCTTGCGCCCCTGGAGCCGGGTCAGTGACGGGCGCCAGGTGCCCAGTGGGTCGGGCATGCGTCTCGACGCAGAAAGCCCTGCGGCTCACCGTGAACCGGCGCCGTCGTCGGCCGGTCCGACCGCAGCGGAACCGGCGGGTCCGCCAGAGCCGCGGGGGGCCGGGCAATGA
- a CDS encoding YihY/virulence factor BrkB family protein, whose amino-acid sequence MNPIERAARGFDGWQQRHPVVGFPIAVVKKFGDDQAGYHVSLLAYYGFVAAFPLLLALTAIVGVVLRSHPKLQQHLVNSAFAEFPIVGGQIHQQLGVEHFGNTFTLTIGILGSLYGARGFAYSLQNTLNTLWAVPKVDWPGFPHRYVRTVATLLVLGLIVVVTGASSAAAVKAASLGFGAWQARTVSFVVGSALGTAFFLVLFRASAAKQVVTRAMIPGAAISAVGWQLLLTAAGDIVTHQLRHAQAVAGFFGAVLGLLAWLALQATVIVYAIEIDVVRTNHLWPRSIVQPPLIAADKAYYSQALRTETRRPEQRLDIAYEAAEQDEESPTG is encoded by the coding sequence ATGAACCCGATAGAGCGGGCTGCTCGTGGCTTCGACGGGTGGCAGCAGCGACATCCGGTGGTCGGGTTCCCGATCGCGGTGGTCAAGAAGTTCGGCGACGACCAAGCGGGCTATCACGTGTCGCTGTTGGCCTACTACGGCTTCGTCGCGGCGTTTCCGCTGCTGCTGGCACTGACCGCGATCGTCGGCGTGGTACTGCGGTCACACCCGAAACTGCAACAGCACCTGGTGAATTCGGCGTTCGCCGAGTTTCCGATCGTCGGTGGCCAAATTCACCAGCAGCTCGGTGTGGAGCACTTCGGCAACACGTTCACGCTGACTATCGGCATCCTGGGCTCACTCTACGGTGCGCGGGGATTCGCCTACTCGCTGCAGAACACGCTCAACACGCTGTGGGCCGTTCCCAAAGTGGACTGGCCCGGCTTTCCGCACCGGTATGTGCGCACCGTCGCGACACTGCTGGTCCTAGGACTCATCGTCGTGGTCACCGGGGCCTCGAGCGCCGCGGCGGTCAAAGCGGCATCCTTGGGCTTCGGCGCCTGGCAGGCACGCACGGTCAGCTTCGTCGTGGGCAGCGCCTTGGGGACGGCGTTCTTCCTGGTGCTGTTTCGTGCCTCGGCCGCCAAGCAAGTGGTCACCCGGGCCATGATTCCCGGCGCCGCGATCAGCGCCGTGGGCTGGCAGCTACTGCTCACCGCGGCCGGCGACATCGTCACCCACCAGTTGCGCCACGCCCAGGCCGTCGCCGGCTTCTTCGGCGCGGTGCTCGGGCTGTTGGCGTGGCTGGCGCTGCAGGCGACGGTGATCGTCTACGCAATCGAAATCGATGTCGTGCGTACCAACCACTTGTGGCCGCGCAGCATCGTTCAGCCACCGCTGATCGCGGCCGACAAGGCGTACTACAGCCAGGCGCTTCGCACCGAAACGCGCCGTCCCGAACAGCGGCTAGATATCGCCTACGAAGCCGCCGAGCAGGACGAAGAGTCACCGACCGGATAA
- the cysD gene encoding sulfate adenylyltransferase subunit CysD, with protein MPNSQPAVLSTAPTDARRVGELRLLEAEAVHIIREVVAELERPVLLFSAGKDSITLLRLAEKAFRPLPLPFPVMHVDTGHNFPEVIEFRDRRVTGHGHKLIVASVQESIDSGRVPDPGPGASRNRAQTRTLLDALEAGGFDAAFGGARRDEERARAKERILSFRDEFGQWDPRAQRPEPWSLYNGRIKKGEQVRVFPLSNWTELDVWRYIQLEDLELPSIYYAHEREVFERDGILLAVSEYAKPGPGESSAVEWVRYRTVGDLTITGAVRSRATDIDGVIAEIAAATVSERGETRADDRTSAAAMEDRKREGYF; from the coding sequence ATGCCGAACAGCCAGCCAGCGGTCCTCTCAACCGCGCCGACGGACGCGCGGCGCGTCGGCGAACTGCGGCTTTTGGAAGCCGAAGCGGTGCACATCATCCGCGAGGTCGTCGCCGAGCTGGAGCGGCCGGTGCTCCTGTTTTCAGCCGGCAAAGACTCGATTACGTTACTTCGCTTGGCGGAGAAGGCATTTCGCCCGCTGCCACTGCCGTTCCCGGTCATGCATGTCGACACCGGCCATAACTTTCCCGAGGTGATCGAGTTCCGCGACCGCAGGGTCACCGGCCATGGGCACAAGCTCATCGTCGCCTCGGTGCAGGAATCCATCGACAGCGGCCGCGTGCCAGACCCCGGACCCGGAGCCTCGCGCAACCGGGCGCAGACCCGCACCCTGCTCGACGCGCTGGAAGCCGGCGGCTTCGACGCGGCCTTCGGCGGTGCCCGCCGCGACGAGGAGCGCGCTCGCGCCAAGGAGCGGATCCTGAGCTTCCGCGACGAGTTCGGCCAGTGGGATCCTCGTGCGCAGCGCCCGGAGCCGTGGTCGCTCTACAACGGCCGGATCAAGAAGGGCGAGCAGGTGCGGGTGTTCCCGCTGAGCAACTGGACTGAGCTCGACGTGTGGCGCTACATCCAGCTGGAAGACCTCGAGCTGCCATCCATCTACTACGCCCACGAACGTGAGGTATTCGAACGCGACGGCATCCTGCTGGCGGTGTCCGAGTACGCCAAGCCGGGACCCGGGGAGAGCTCCGCGGTGGAGTGGGTGCGCTACCGCACCGTCGGCGACCTGACCATCACCGGTGCGGTGCGCTCACGCGCCACCGACATCGACGGGGTCATCGCCGAGATCGCAGCCGCGACGGTGTCTGAGCGCGGTGAAACCCGCGCCGACGACCGCACTTCCGCCGCCGCGATGGAAGACCGTAAGCGCGAGGGCTACTTCTGA
- a CDS encoding SDR family oxidoreductase — protein MDKISGKTVVITGAARGIGYATAKALLARGARVVIGDRDVDVLEKAVSGLAGLGSVSGHPLDVTDRESFAAFLDKARADGGGHIDVLINNAGVMPVGPFLQQSQEAIRSAIEVNFYGVLNGCQLVLPEMVQRRSGHVVNIASLAGMVAVPGQVVYAGTKFAVVGLSTALADEVAPHGVTVSAVLPTFTNTELISGTHPSAAQKPVAPEDVAAAVVKLLGKPKTQVSVPSSGRYIATVAQLLPTRGRRWLNRKTGNDTVFLHVDSRARQAYEDRAQHAIGVVEHND, from the coding sequence ATGGACAAGATCAGCGGCAAGACCGTCGTCATCACTGGCGCTGCGCGCGGCATTGGCTACGCCACCGCCAAAGCGCTGCTGGCCCGGGGTGCGCGGGTGGTGATCGGCGACCGCGACGTCGACGTGCTCGAAAAGGCCGTCTCCGGCCTCGCCGGTCTGGGCTCGGTGTCGGGTCATCCGCTCGATGTCACCGACCGCGAGTCGTTCGCGGCGTTCCTCGACAAGGCCCGCGCCGACGGAGGCGGGCACATCGACGTGCTGATCAACAATGCCGGGGTGATGCCGGTCGGCCCCTTCCTGCAGCAGTCGCAGGAGGCGATCCGTTCGGCGATCGAGGTCAACTTCTACGGCGTGCTCAACGGTTGCCAGCTGGTGTTGCCCGAGATGGTGCAGCGCCGCAGTGGACACGTCGTCAACATCGCCTCGCTGGCCGGCATGGTGGCGGTGCCAGGGCAGGTCGTCTACGCCGGCACCAAGTTCGCGGTGGTGGGTCTGTCCACCGCGTTGGCCGACGAGGTCGCCCCGCACGGTGTAACCGTCAGCGCGGTGCTGCCCACGTTCACCAATACCGAACTGATCTCCGGCACCCACCCCAGCGCCGCGCAGAAGCCGGTGGCGCCCGAGGACGTCGCCGCGGCCGTGGTCAAGCTGCTCGGCAAGCCCAAAACCCAAGTGTCCGTGCCCAGTTCGGGCCGTTACATCGCCACCGTGGCCCAGCTGCTGCCGACCCGGGGCCGCCGCTGGCTGAACAGAAAGACGGGCAACGACACGGTATTCCTGCACGTCGACAGCAGGGCACGGCAGGCGTACGAGGACCGCGCGCAACACGCGATCGGCGTCGTCGAGCACAACGATTAA